The following are encoded together in the Myxococcus guangdongensis genome:
- a CDS encoding glycosyltransferase family 87 protein: MTTSSQSASALSEPSSPTTYTSTKWARWLWWLVLAVLLVAAVAVGQHPRRGVDFRVYLTAAERFMEGTDLYRVSDGTMPFKYAPITAPLFIPFSLMPSRMAVALWNVGSILALIAVARLTRRAPHGAGEAPPWSWGPALATIALLPAFTFELFYGQVDVVMLLLVVVSALGAERGQVWRPGAAFAVAFLLKPPAALIGLFFLWRRHWKVIGATAVFGVLLCLPTLARYGWDGTLAQFQMWSETLARTTPPWVLSTNAQGLPTLFISLFYPGSLETPPGSTITLAQLVALTVFLVGVAWARPGPADLLALCCLGVTLLSPLAWRANYVLAWPLVRAAIEGRVRGNLTLIGVIAFIGTVFSDKGLGFDWSQDVMLMRPFALIYSALLIATLWQVRKQGSLSAMTLGDTLARLPRTLRGMRAS, from the coding sequence GTGACGACCTCGTCCCAGTCCGCGAGTGCGCTCAGCGAGCCCTCCAGCCCGACGACCTACACCTCCACGAAGTGGGCCCGCTGGCTGTGGTGGCTGGTCCTCGCCGTGCTCCTCGTCGCCGCCGTCGCCGTGGGTCAGCACCCTCGCCGGGGCGTGGACTTCCGCGTCTACCTCACCGCGGCCGAGCGCTTCATGGAGGGCACCGACCTCTACCGCGTCTCCGACGGCACCATGCCGTTCAAGTACGCGCCCATCACCGCGCCCCTCTTCATCCCCTTCTCCCTCATGCCCTCGCGCATGGCCGTGGCCCTGTGGAACGTGGGCTCCATCCTCGCGCTCATCGCCGTGGCCCGGCTCACCCGCCGCGCGCCCCATGGCGCGGGCGAAGCGCCTCCCTGGTCCTGGGGCCCCGCGCTCGCCACCATCGCCCTGCTGCCCGCCTTCACCTTCGAGCTGTTCTACGGACAGGTCGACGTCGTCATGCTGCTGCTCGTGGTCGTCTCGGCCCTGGGCGCCGAGCGCGGACAGGTGTGGCGCCCCGGCGCGGCCTTCGCCGTGGCCTTCCTGCTCAAGCCGCCCGCGGCCCTCATCGGCCTGTTCTTCCTCTGGCGCCGGCACTGGAAGGTCATCGGCGCCACCGCCGTGTTCGGCGTGCTCCTGTGCCTGCCCACCCTGGCGCGCTACGGCTGGGACGGCACGCTCGCCCAGTTCCAGATGTGGAGCGAGACGCTCGCGCGCACCACCCCACCCTGGGTGCTCAGCACCAACGCGCAGGGCCTGCCCACGCTGTTCATCTCCCTGTTCTACCCGGGCTCGCTCGAGACGCCGCCCGGCTCCACCATCACCCTGGCGCAGCTGGTCGCCCTCACCGTGTTCCTGGTGGGCGTGGCCTGGGCCCGGCCCGGTCCCGCGGACCTGTTGGCCCTGTGCTGCCTGGGCGTGACGCTCCTGTCACCCTTGGCGTGGCGGGCCAACTACGTGCTCGCGTGGCCCCTGGTGCGCGCGGCCATCGAGGGGCGTGTGCGCGGCAACCTCACCCTCATCGGGGTGATCGCCTTCATCGGCACCGTGTTCTCCGACAAGGGGCTGGGGTTCGACTGGTCGCAGGATGTGATGCTGATGCGCCCCTTCGCCCTCATCTACTCCGCGTTGCTGATCGCCACGTTGTGGCAGGTGCGCAAGCAGGGCTCGCTGTCGGCCATGACGCTCGGTGACACCCTGGCCCGTCTGCCGCGCACCCTGCGTGGCATGCGGGCGTCGTGA
- a CDS encoding energy transducer TonB: MFETFDSASDVASARRFALSTSASVAVFVLIGVVVVTAADKVRDVIKEQKGTDVVFRPPPPPVVEVKPPPPPPPAPPKPKLPPKAAPPALAKAPPPTAPLVAPAAIVAPQAVPLEKPPEAATETVAAAPIAVGGTGALVPGGVAGGTGSGQALVGGGGRAAPINLPESATPPEPLESNLIPEYPSDARSRGQEGMVILKGVVEVDGRVTQLKVMRGDEPFASAAMSAVRTWRFKPAVVEGRPTAVFRIFKVPFRLKS, from the coding sequence ATGTTCGAAACGTTCGACAGCGCCTCCGATGTCGCCTCGGCGCGCAGGTTCGCGCTCTCCACCTCGGCATCCGTCGCCGTCTTCGTGCTCATCGGCGTCGTGGTCGTCACCGCCGCCGACAAGGTCCGTGATGTCATCAAGGAGCAGAAGGGCACGGACGTCGTCTTCCGTCCGCCCCCGCCTCCCGTCGTCGAGGTGAAGCCGCCTCCGCCGCCGCCTCCCGCGCCGCCCAAGCCCAAGCTGCCGCCCAAGGCCGCCCCGCCCGCGCTCGCCAAGGCGCCGCCTCCCACCGCGCCGCTCGTCGCGCCCGCCGCCATCGTCGCCCCGCAGGCCGTGCCGCTCGAGAAGCCGCCCGAGGCCGCCACGGAGACGGTGGCCGCCGCGCCCATCGCCGTCGGTGGCACCGGCGCGCTGGTGCCCGGCGGCGTGGCGGGTGGCACGGGCTCCGGCCAGGCGCTCGTCGGCGGTGGCGGCCGCGCGGCCCCCATCAACCTGCCCGAGTCGGCCACGCCGCCCGAGCCGCTCGAGTCCAACCTCATCCCCGAATACCCCTCCGACGCCCGCTCTCGCGGTCAGGAGGGCATGGTCATCCTCAAGGGCGTCGTCGAGGTGGATGGCCGCGTCACCCAGCTCAAGGTCATGCGCGGTGACGAGCCGTTCGCCAGCGCGGCGATGTCCGCGGTGCGCACGTGGCGCTTCAAGCCCGCCGTCGTCGAGGGCCGCCCCACGGCGGTCTTCCGCATCTTCAAGGTTCCTTTCCGTCTCAAGTCGTAG
- a CDS encoding MotA/TolQ/ExbB proton channel family protein has product MNFNLRDIYNHMGVFALGIAWTLMLFAVASLAVFFERLFVFFRSRSKSRVFAARAGQLLMQQQHEALVKEAEGTKGSHLAMLLGGGMKTFLAKSKLPAGKLGPVELTRRELVRINERVSADVRRGMSVLATVGSVAPFVGLLGTVVGIIEAFSGIAKEGSGGLGAVSAGIAEALVVTALGLLVAIPAVLMFNFLSTRADSLQLSLDAARSELMDHLEDMSPDKRPGTNNGAVATGPETVARREGLDVRPA; this is encoded by the coding sequence ATGAATTTCAATCTTCGGGACATCTACAACCACATGGGCGTGTTCGCCCTGGGCATCGCCTGGACGCTGATGCTCTTCGCCGTCGCGTCCCTGGCGGTGTTCTTCGAGCGTCTGTTCGTCTTCTTCCGCTCCCGCAGCAAGTCACGCGTCTTCGCCGCCCGCGCAGGTCAGCTCCTCATGCAGCAGCAGCACGAGGCGCTGGTGAAGGAGGCGGAGGGCACCAAGGGCAGCCACCTGGCCATGTTGCTCGGCGGTGGCATGAAGACCTTCCTCGCCAAGTCCAAGCTGCCCGCGGGCAAGCTGGGCCCGGTGGAGCTCACCCGCCGTGAGCTGGTGCGCATCAACGAGCGCGTCAGCGCGGACGTGCGGCGCGGGATGTCCGTGCTCGCCACGGTGGGCTCGGTGGCGCCGTTCGTCGGTCTGCTCGGCACGGTGGTCGGCATCATCGAGGCCTTCTCCGGCATCGCCAAGGAGGGCTCCGGCGGCCTGGGCGCGGTGTCCGCGGGTATCGCCGAGGCGCTCGTCGTCACGGCGCTGGGCCTGCTCGTCGCCATCCCCGCGGTGCTGATGTTCAACTTCCTGTCCACGCGCGCCGACTCGCTCCAGCTGTCGCTGGACGCGGCGCGCAGCGAGCTGATGGACCACCTGGAGGACATGTCGCCGGACAAGCGCCCGGGCACGAACAACGGCGCCGTGGCCACGGGCCCGGAGACGGTGGCGCGCCGGGAGGGGCTCGATGTCCGCCCGGCGTAG
- a CDS encoding ExbD/TolR family protein: MSARRSLTPEMNVTPLVDVVLVLLIIFMVVTPQIESGASVELPAATNPDKENKELEPTTVSLASNGFFYLDRKELKKDALMVELKALREKKPDSPVVLKADRGVRYSEVRGLFKSMQEMGFPGINLQVVEKKGP; encoded by the coding sequence ATGTCCGCCCGGCGTAGTCTCACCCCGGAGATGAACGTCACGCCGCTGGTCGACGTGGTGCTCGTGCTCCTCATCATCTTCATGGTGGTGACGCCGCAAATCGAGTCGGGCGCGTCCGTGGAGCTGCCCGCCGCGACGAATCCGGACAAGGAGAACAAGGAGCTGGAGCCCACCACGGTGAGCCTGGCCTCCAACGGGTTCTTCTACCTGGACCGCAAGGAGCTCAAGAAGGACGCGCTCATGGTGGAGCTCAAGGCGCTGCGCGAGAAGAAGCCGGACTCGCCCGTGGTGCTCAAGGCGGACCGCGGCGTGCGCTACTCCGAGGTGCGCGGGCTCTTCAAGAGCATGCAGGAGATGGGCTTTCCGGGCATCAACCTCCAGGTCGTCGAGAAGAAGGGCCCGTAG
- a CDS encoding ExbD/TolR family protein codes for MAFDLGGGKGGLRPSMNVTPLVDVVLVLLIIFMVVTPLMTKQMWMTVPAKPDKEDTTPPPPDALPPVVLTVDRSGILRINREEVPRDQVVTRLQRMLNARPDKIVFFDAGDDVPYGAAMEVLDLARGGNLTVGVLPDKLAD; via the coding sequence ATGGCATTCGACCTCGGAGGAGGAAAGGGCGGCCTTCGCCCTTCGATGAACGTGACGCCGCTGGTGGACGTGGTGCTCGTCCTCCTCATCATCTTCATGGTCGTCACGCCGTTGATGACCAAGCAGATGTGGATGACGGTGCCCGCCAAGCCGGACAAGGAGGACACCACGCCTCCGCCTCCGGACGCGCTGCCGCCAGTGGTGCTCACGGTGGACCGCTCGGGCATCTTGCGCATCAACCGGGAGGAAGTGCCGAGGGACCAGGTGGTCACGCGGCTGCAGCGCATGCTCAACGCGCGCCCGGACAAAATCGTGTTCTTCGACGCGGGCGACGACGTGCCCTACGGCGCCGCCATGGAAGTGCTGGACCTCGCCCGGGGAGGCAATCTCACCGTGGGCGTGCTGCCTGACAAACTCGCGGACTGA
- a CDS encoding TonB-dependent receptor domain-containing protein, whose protein sequence is MNGQEPVAPAMVALGQTPSTPGGESTPSGTETQVVPPVTDPNAPPSEELRPSAPGMAPAPDGTKQSQTPPPSPAPNAPQSGAVQPDGSQPGATQAPAAVQPDGSQPGATQAPGTVQPDGSQAPATVQTPGAEETPAEGTVADEAVTAEDEAMMAEASEPPAGFTGVYGKVVDETNQEGLIEATVKVVTGAQKQALTDLDGNYRLALPPGKYDLRVFYDVYQGRRITGVIVTQGKATKLDVALSADVGAVQEVVVEARADRRAEGALLQERKKAAAVSDAISAQEIARTPDSSASDAVKRVVSATVVDGRYVLLRGLGGRYTTTLLNGALLPSPEPDEPSVPLDLFPTSLLANLNVVKSYTADLPGSFGGGTLLIETNTYPSQFEFKPRITFGGDTESTFQGRNAQRGGGAMEFLGFPGDSRRLPDAIPTDHSLGNGGESREELTNQWKSFNNVWNARRSTALPNMGLSASLGDTLRFENKRLGYLATVNYGHRENTQRTQYTKAAYDIRGDFVSYDDAQTQLGTEVANLSGLASVGYQLNRDNELTLFSLYTRGTETRTTTSDGVDSLKGDLYQGSRLQFIVRQLSFNQLRGFHRIGLFGDSEVDWQANFSRVDRDEPDTRDSLYSDNLGNPSGGMSFPNQANSGERFFADLGETSFGGSLNVTVPFSDVRVKLGGLTQLSFRDFRARRFRYSISPNSDVDRFLPPEVLFSADYLGNGMRIQESTRPDSDAYDASLGIFAGYVTADVTPTESLRLVGGVRLESSRQELVALNQFTDVEASRNNVNYLDWLPSLNAIYALTPTVNLRAGYSYTLARPSFRELAPFTFYDFVRRRNVSGNPILVQTRIHNVDARVEWFAGENEVLAASAFYKRFQNPIERVINSVGAGDMNFENTPAANTYGIELEARTSLGRITPALQPLKVGANLTLIQSEIDLGNVQGLQTNSKRPLQGQSPYVINVNLGYERQQSGTEVALLYNVYGRRIAEVGTDNLPDVYEQPFHRVDLAVTQKLTEATQLKLTASNLLNSRIKLQQGDIALVEFRPGLAFSASLGLSL, encoded by the coding sequence ATGAACGGCCAGGAGCCCGTCGCTCCCGCCATGGTGGCCCTCGGTCAAACCCCTTCCACCCCCGGCGGGGAGAGCACGCCGTCCGGGACGGAGACGCAGGTCGTCCCGCCCGTGACGGACCCCAACGCGCCCCCGTCCGAGGAGCTGCGCCCCTCGGCGCCCGGCATGGCGCCCGCGCCCGACGGGACGAAGCAATCACAGACACCTCCGCCCTCACCCGCGCCGAACGCGCCCCAGTCCGGCGCCGTGCAGCCGGATGGCTCGCAGCCGGGCGCCACGCAGGCTCCCGCCGCCGTGCAGCCGGATGGCTCGCAGCCGGGCGCCACGCAGGCTCCCGGTACGGTGCAGCCGGATGGCTCGCAGGCCCCCGCCACGGTGCAGACGCCGGGCGCCGAGGAGACTCCTGCCGAGGGCACCGTGGCCGATGAGGCCGTGACGGCCGAGGACGAGGCGATGATGGCCGAGGCCTCCGAGCCGCCCGCGGGCTTCACGGGCGTCTACGGCAAGGTCGTCGACGAGACGAACCAGGAGGGCCTCATCGAGGCCACCGTGAAGGTCGTCACGGGCGCGCAGAAGCAGGCGCTCACGGACCTGGACGGCAACTACCGGCTGGCGCTGCCGCCCGGCAAGTACGACCTGCGCGTCTTCTACGACGTGTACCAGGGCCGCCGAATCACGGGCGTCATCGTCACCCAGGGCAAGGCCACCAAGCTCGACGTCGCGCTCAGCGCCGACGTGGGCGCCGTGCAGGAGGTCGTCGTCGAGGCCCGCGCGGACCGCCGCGCCGAGGGCGCCCTGCTCCAGGAGCGCAAGAAGGCCGCCGCCGTCTCCGACGCCATCAGCGCCCAGGAAATCGCCCGCACCCCCGACTCCAGCGCCTCCGACGCCGTCAAGCGCGTGGTCAGCGCCACCGTCGTGGACGGCCGCTACGTCCTCCTGCGCGGCCTGGGCGGCCGCTACACCACCACCCTGCTCAACGGCGCGCTCCTGCCCAGCCCTGAGCCCGACGAGCCCAGCGTCCCGCTGGACCTCTTCCCCACGTCGCTGCTCGCCAACCTCAACGTGGTGAAGAGCTACACCGCGGACCTGCCCGGCTCCTTCGGCGGCGGCACGCTGCTCATCGAGACCAACACCTACCCCAGCCAGTTCGAGTTCAAGCCGCGCATCACCTTCGGCGGCGACACCGAGTCCACCTTCCAGGGCCGCAACGCCCAGCGCGGCGGCGGCGCCATGGAGTTCCTCGGCTTCCCCGGCGACTCCCGCCGGCTGCCCGACGCCATCCCCACCGACCACTCCCTGGGCAACGGGGGCGAGTCGCGCGAGGAGCTGACCAACCAGTGGAAGAGCTTCAACAACGTGTGGAACGCGCGCCGCTCCACGGCCCTGCCGAACATGGGCCTGAGCGCGTCGCTGGGCGACACGCTGCGCTTCGAGAACAAGCGCCTGGGCTACCTGGCCACCGTCAACTACGGCCACCGCGAGAACACCCAGCGCACCCAGTACACCAAGGCCGCGTACGACATCCGCGGTGACTTCGTCAGCTACGACGACGCCCAGACGCAGCTGGGCACCGAGGTCGCCAACCTGAGCGGCCTGGCCAGCGTGGGCTACCAGCTGAACCGCGACAACGAGCTGACGCTCTTCAGCCTCTACACCCGCGGCACCGAGACGCGCACCACCACCAGCGACGGCGTGGACTCGCTCAAGGGCGACCTCTACCAGGGCAGCCGCCTGCAGTTCATCGTCCGGCAGCTGTCCTTCAACCAGCTGCGCGGCTTCCACCGCATCGGCCTGTTCGGCGACTCGGAGGTGGACTGGCAGGCGAACTTCTCCCGCGTGGACCGCGACGAGCCGGACACCCGCGACTCGCTCTACAGCGACAACCTGGGCAACCCCTCCGGCGGCATGTCCTTCCCCAACCAGGCCAACAGCGGCGAGCGCTTCTTCGCCGACCTGGGTGAGACGTCCTTCGGCGGCAGCCTCAACGTCACCGTGCCCTTCAGCGACGTGCGCGTGAAGCTGGGCGGCCTCACGCAGCTGTCCTTCCGCGACTTCCGCGCCCGCCGCTTCCGCTACAGCATCAGCCCCAACTCCGACGTGGACCGCTTCCTGCCGCCCGAGGTGCTCTTCAGCGCCGACTACCTGGGCAACGGCATGCGCATCCAGGAGAGCACCCGTCCGGATTCGGACGCGTATGACGCGTCGCTGGGCATCTTCGCCGGCTATGTCACCGCGGACGTCACCCCCACCGAGTCGCTGCGCCTGGTGGGCGGCGTGCGCCTGGAGAGCTCGCGCCAGGAGCTGGTCGCGCTCAACCAGTTCACCGACGTGGAGGCCTCTCGCAACAACGTCAACTACCTGGACTGGCTGCCCTCGCTCAACGCCATCTACGCGCTCACCCCCACGGTGAACCTGCGCGCCGGCTACAGCTACACACTGGCGCGGCCGTCCTTCCGGGAGCTGGCGCCCTTCACGTTCTACGACTTCGTGCGCCGCCGGAACGTCTCTGGCAATCCGATCCTGGTCCAGACGCGCATCCACAACGTGGACGCCCGCGTCGAGTGGTTCGCCGGGGAGAACGAGGTCCTGGCCGCCAGCGCCTTCTACAAGCGCTTCCAGAACCCCATCGAGCGCGTCATCAACTCGGTGGGCGCTGGCGACATGAACTTCGAGAACACGCCGGCCGCGAACACCTACGGCATCGAGCTGGAGGCGCGCACCTCCCTGGGGCGCATCACCCCCGCGCTGCAGCCGCTGAAGGTGGGCGCCAACCTCACGCTCATCCAGTCGGAAATCGACCTGGGCAACGTGCAGGGCCTGCAGACCAACTCCAAGCGCCCGCTGCAGGGCCAGTCGCCCTACGTCATCAACGTCAACCTCGGGTACGAGCGGCAGCAGAGCGGCACGGAAGTGGCGCTGCTCTACAACGTGTACGGCCGCCGCATCGCCGAGGTGGGCACGGACAACCTGCCGGACGTCTACGAGCAGCCCTTCCACCGCGTGGACCTGGCCGTCACACAGAAGCTCACCGAGGCGACGCAGCTGAAGCTGACCGCGTCCAACCTCCTCAACTCCCGCATCAAGTTGCAGCAGGGCGACATCGCCCTCGTCGAGTTCCGCCCGGGCCTCGCGTTCTCCGCGTCGCTGGGCCTGTCCCTGTAG
- a CDS encoding metallophosphoesterase family protein: MRLGSVGVVSALLLAGCLRPAENRAMRDLKVGQAEGSGLSLVVADGLAAVRGVESGGVTLWGNAPVFSARVTLDASAPTNWLFTVRNAMPDAELVAELEDGELLAVEPVPQSIRTVKAWRVGLRAGAVAKLHVAPPGWDSSEPFRFAALADVQEALPRVGDIYARLSKDPTLRFILFSGDLTENGTREQLLEFQERLEAGSPIPLYATLGNHETFSKDAEEYTSLVGRGNQSFVFQNVRFTVVDSSSGTLDPIVEEQLDGWLASSRHGTHVVSMHVPPQDPVGLRGGGFANRGESAGLVGKLAREGVDLTLYGHIHSYYSFTNAGIPAFISGGGGAIPETFDGVGRHYLSVDVGANEGLREAALVRVD; the protein is encoded by the coding sequence ATGCGGCTCGGAAGCGTGGGCGTGGTGTCGGCGCTGTTGTTGGCTGGGTGTCTGCGTCCGGCGGAGAACCGCGCGATGCGCGACCTGAAGGTCGGGCAGGCCGAGGGCAGCGGGCTCTCGCTCGTGGTGGCCGACGGGCTCGCGGCGGTGCGCGGCGTGGAGTCCGGAGGCGTGACGTTGTGGGGCAACGCCCCGGTCTTCTCCGCGCGCGTCACGCTGGACGCGAGCGCGCCGACGAACTGGCTCTTCACCGTGCGCAACGCGATGCCGGACGCGGAGCTCGTCGCGGAGCTGGAGGACGGCGAGCTGCTCGCGGTGGAGCCCGTGCCCCAGTCGATTCGCACGGTGAAGGCCTGGCGCGTGGGCTTGCGCGCGGGCGCGGTGGCGAAGCTGCACGTGGCCCCGCCGGGCTGGGACTCCTCGGAGCCGTTCCGCTTCGCGGCGCTGGCGGACGTGCAGGAGGCGCTGCCTCGCGTGGGAGACATCTACGCGCGCCTGTCCAAGGACCCCACGCTGCGCTTCATCCTCTTCTCCGGAGACCTGACCGAGAACGGCACCCGCGAGCAGCTGCTGGAGTTCCAGGAGCGCCTCGAAGCAGGCTCCCCCATCCCGCTGTATGCGACGCTGGGCAACCACGAGACCTTCTCGAAGGACGCGGAGGAGTACACGTCGCTCGTGGGCCGCGGCAACCAGAGCTTCGTCTTCCAGAACGTGCGCTTCACGGTGGTGGACTCGAGCAGCGGCACGCTGGACCCCATCGTGGAGGAGCAGCTCGACGGGTGGCTCGCGTCGTCGCGACATGGCACGCACGTGGTGTCGATGCACGTGCCGCCGCAAGACCCGGTGGGCCTGCGCGGCGGCGGCTTCGCGAACCGGGGCGAGTCCGCGGGCCTGGTGGGAAAGCTCGCGCGCGAGGGCGTGGACCTCACGCTCTACGGACACATCCACTCGTACTACTCGTTCACCAACGCGGGCATCCCGGCGTTCATCTCCGGGGGCGGCGGCGCGATTCCGGAGACCTTCGACGGGGTGGGCCGTCACTACCTCTCGGTGGACGTCGGCGCGAACGAGGGGTTGCGCGAAGCGGCCCTGGTGCGTGTGGACTGA
- a CDS encoding protein kinase domain-containing protein has translation MAESPPQQFGKYVLLSKIAAGGMAVTYRARMTGAAGVTKPCVIKQILPHFVDEADFVEMFIGEARLVASMSHSNIAQVFDFGEVDGQYFIAMELVQGQPLSKVLRRAQRAGMGFFPEPLALHVASKLCDGLDYAHRHVGEDGVEMGLVHRDVSPDNVLISYEGEVKVIDFGIAKATSAVEAKTSPGTLKGKYPYFSPEQAQGRQDLDARTDVYAAGVVLYEMVCGKRPYEGEFVTVLPRILTGDCLPPSANNPTVSPELETVIGNAMAMDREARYQTAKELSESLVQLLYRDNSRFTPTMLSQLMAYLFAEELMAEGRKAEVSPAFKEQVALWQAGIVEPSQGRARPLSSGSVSRPSSPGVRVRPGSEGGARPPSDGARRSSPGSNPDMRKVSSAGGRRATNTGIPRAEGTGPGRKSGSYERPGPPVPELPDEPATDAGIDILKTYVPTVVPAAVASMADDPRDTPVESPVVTAQSVAPQPARTFTGTGFRTAADEAREKLAREEAERGAKRQKDMRTMTLYMFGSAIVLLFVALFYHFVIKSDPPPEAVAAHTTTLRITSTPSGASVNLNGKDVPGKTPVTLDGVRVGEANTLALTMPGYSTWIRRFTPASVLLEPMNAEMEALKPPEPAPVAAAPVEDKADDDVVPLVTAAQDDGGVAEGDAGTVAVAAAVEEKPAEQQQGALEKMSASRRALHEVDYPTRLLVLRPQYNAAPIPEYSTASIDLNPSLSYSVWTQGSASLAEGRSTASGTLVYFIEGEGPADSSFGLLSASTRTIKNARKLHVFAVDDNGPEDNSGTVRVNIRQSAYVPPRSFTFDAKEHAVQLKPEHQVMLRGLNPRATYLFTVRDDFAEVRPGVNGRIQQMLCVERGTEPASVRATHRILETGKRYQITDTEDLRCFFPDMKREDNQGALEVDIVDATAMTRKERAAALKGSRRSER, from the coding sequence GTGGCGGAATCCCCCCCTCAGCAGTTCGGCAAGTACGTCCTTCTTTCGAAGATTGCCGCGGGCGGCATGGCCGTCACCTACCGCGCCCGGATGACGGGAGCCGCGGGCGTCACGAAGCCTTGCGTCATCAAGCAGATCCTCCCCCACTTCGTGGACGAGGCGGACTTCGTCGAGATGTTCATCGGCGAGGCGCGGCTGGTGGCCAGCATGAGCCACAGCAACATCGCGCAGGTCTTCGACTTCGGCGAGGTGGACGGCCAGTACTTCATCGCCATGGAGCTGGTGCAGGGCCAGCCCCTGTCCAAGGTGCTGCGCCGGGCGCAGCGCGCGGGCATGGGGTTCTTCCCGGAGCCGCTCGCGCTGCACGTGGCCAGCAAGCTGTGTGACGGCCTGGACTACGCGCACCGCCACGTGGGCGAGGACGGCGTGGAGATGGGCCTGGTCCACCGGGACGTCTCGCCCGACAACGTCCTCATCTCCTACGAGGGCGAGGTCAAGGTCATCGACTTCGGCATCGCCAAGGCCACCAGCGCCGTGGAGGCGAAGACGTCTCCGGGCACGCTCAAGGGCAAGTACCCGTACTTCTCTCCGGAGCAGGCGCAGGGCCGACAGGATTTGGACGCCCGCACGGATGTGTACGCGGCGGGTGTGGTGCTCTACGAGATGGTGTGCGGCAAGCGTCCCTACGAGGGCGAGTTCGTCACCGTCCTGCCGCGCATCCTCACGGGGGATTGTCTGCCGCCGTCGGCGAACAACCCGACGGTGAGCCCGGAGCTGGAGACGGTCATCGGCAACGCGATGGCCATGGACCGGGAGGCGCGCTACCAGACGGCGAAGGAGCTGAGCGAGTCGCTGGTGCAGCTGCTCTACCGCGACAACTCGCGCTTCACGCCGACGATGCTGTCGCAGCTGATGGCCTACCTCTTCGCCGAGGAGTTGATGGCGGAGGGGCGCAAGGCGGAGGTGTCGCCCGCCTTCAAGGAGCAGGTCGCGCTGTGGCAGGCGGGCATCGTGGAGCCGTCGCAGGGCCGTGCGCGGCCCCTGTCCTCGGGGAGCGTGTCGCGGCCCTCGAGCCCCGGCGTGCGCGTGAGGCCCGGCAGCGAGGGCGGCGCGCGCCCCCCGAGTGACGGCGCGCGACGCTCCTCCCCGGGCAGCAACCCCGACATGCGCAAGGTGTCGAGCGCGGGCGGACGCCGCGCGACGAACACGGGCATCCCTCGCGCGGAGGGCACCGGCCCGGGCCGCAAGTCCGGCTCCTACGAGCGCCCCGGTCCGCCCGTCCCGGAGCTTCCGGACGAGCCCGCCACGGACGCGGGCATCGACATCCTCAAGACGTACGTCCCCACCGTCGTCCCCGCCGCCGTGGCCTCGATGGCCGACGACCCTCGGGACACGCCGGTGGAGAGCCCCGTCGTCACCGCGCAGTCGGTGGCGCCGCAGCCGGCGCGCACGTTCACGGGGACGGGCTTCCGCACCGCGGCGGACGAGGCTCGCGAGAAGCTGGCCCGCGAGGAGGCCGAGCGCGGGGCGAAGCGTCAGAAGGACATGCGGACGATGACCCTCTACATGTTCGGGTCGGCCATCGTCCTGCTGTTCGTCGCGCTCTTCTATCACTTCGTCATCAAGTCCGACCCGCCCCCGGAGGCGGTGGCCGCCCACACCACCACGCTGCGAATCACGTCCACGCCCTCGGGCGCCAGCGTGAACCTCAACGGCAAGGATGTGCCGGGCAAGACGCCCGTGACGCTGGACGGCGTGCGCGTGGGCGAGGCCAACACCCTGGCGCTCACGATGCCCGGGTACTCGACGTGGATCCGCCGCTTCACCCCGGCGTCGGTGTTGCTGGAGCCGATGAACGCGGAGATGGAGGCGCTCAAGCCTCCGGAGCCCGCGCCCGTCGCGGCGGCGCCCGTGGAGGACAAGGCGGATGACGACGTGGTGCCCCTCGTCACCGCCGCGCAGGATGACGGTGGCGTGGCGGAGGGTGACGCGGGCACGGTCGCCGTGGCCGCGGCGGTGGAGGAGAAGCCCGCAGAGCAGCAGCAGGGCGCACTCGAGAAGATGAGCGCGTCGCGAAGGGCGCTCCACGAGGTGGACTACCCCACGCGGCTCCTGGTGCTGCGGCCCCAGTACAACGCGGCGCCCATCCCCGAGTACTCGACGGCCTCCATCGACCTGAACCCCTCGCTGTCCTATTCGGTGTGGACGCAGGGCAGCGCGTCGCTGGCCGAGGGCCGGAGTACGGCGTCGGGGACGCTGGTGTACTTCATCGAGGGCGAGGGCCCGGCGGACTCGAGCTTCGGCCTGCTGAGCGCGTCCACGCGGACCATCAAGAACGCGCGCAAGCTGCATGTGTTCGCGGTGGATGACAACGGGCCGGAGGACAACAGCGGCACCGTGCGCGTGAACATCCGGCAGTCCGCGTATGTGCCTCCGCGCTCGTTCACGTTCGACGCGAAGGAGCACGCCGTGCAGCTCAAGCCCGAGCACCAGGTGATGCTGCGCGGCCTGAATCCGCGCGCGACGTACCTGTTCACGGTGCGCGACGACTTCGCGGAGGTGCGCCCCGGGGTCAATGGACGCATCCAGCAGATGCTGTGCGTCGAGCGGGGCACGGAGCCGGCCTCGGTGCGCGCCACGCACCGCATCCTCGAGACGGGCAAGCGCTACCAGATTACCGACACCGAGGACCTGCGCTGCTTCTTCCCGGACATGAAGCGCGAGGACAACCAGGGCGCGCTCGAGGTGGACATCGTCGATGCCACCGCGATGACTCGCAAGGAGCGGGCCGCCGCGCTCAAGGGCTCGCGTCGCTCGGAGCGGTAG